One region of Chlorobiota bacterium genomic DNA includes:
- a CDS encoding DUF1016 family protein produces the protein MSDTTSNLLSAPEDYADWLASIKSRVVAARSRAALAVNAELIQLYHDIGSDILRHQARNGWGSKVITRIANDLKAAFPDMKGFSPRNVKYMRYFAKHCPDGRFGQQPAAQLPWFHIVTLLTKAEPQDREWYAVCAATEGWSRLTLERNLESGLRHRQGAAITNFPLRLPQPDSALAHETLKDPYLFDFLGLADAAHEREIENALIRHITRFLIELGSGFAYVGRQFRLEVGGDEFFIDLLFYHTRLKCYVVIEIKGGKFKPEHIGQLNFYLTVVDAQIKAPDDKPTIGLLLCRKQNRMVAQYAVNGINKPIGIAEFDLLRNLPQPLADNLPRIEEIEAELTGRILPDEPETE, from the coding sequence ATGAGCGACACGACATCGAACCTTCTTTCTGCTCCTGAAGACTATGCCGACTGGCTGGCAAGCATCAAAAGCCGTGTGGTTGCCGCACGCAGCCGCGCTGCGTTGGCGGTCAATGCCGAACTGATACAGCTGTATCACGACATCGGCAGCGACATTCTTCGGCATCAGGCCCGCAACGGCTGGGGGAGCAAGGTCATCACCCGGATTGCCAACGACCTGAAGGCCGCCTTCCCCGACATGAAAGGCTTTTCCCCGCGCAACGTGAAGTATATGCGCTATTTCGCCAAGCACTGTCCAGATGGGCGATTTGGGCAGCAGCCTGCTGCCCAATTACCCTGGTTCCACATCGTTACCTTGCTCACCAAAGCCGAACCGCAAGATCGCGAGTGGTATGCGGTATGCGCCGCCACCGAAGGCTGGTCGCGGCTTACTCTGGAACGCAATTTGGAGAGCGGCCTGCGCCACCGGCAAGGCGCGGCCATCACGAACTTCCCGTTGCGCCTTCCCCAACCAGACTCCGCCTTAGCGCACGAAACGCTGAAAGACCCATACCTGTTTGACTTCCTTGGCTTGGCCGATGCTGCCCACGAGCGCGAGATCGAAAACGCGTTGATTCGCCACATCACTCGTTTCCTTATCGAGCTGGGTTCGGGGTTTGCTTACGTTGGGCGGCAATTTCGGCTGGAGGTGGGGGGTGATGAATTTTTCATTGACTTGCTGTTTTATCACACGCGGCTGAAGTGCTACGTCGTGATCGAGATCAAAGGGGGCAAGTTCAAGCCCGAACACATCGGCCAATTGAACTTTTACCTTACCGTTGTGGATGCACAGATCAAAGCCCCCGACGACAAACCAACAATCGGCCTGTTGCTGTGCCGCAAGCAAAACCGGATGGTGGCCCAATACGCCGTCAATGGCATCAACAAACCGATTGGCATTGCGGAGTTTGATTTGCTGCGAAATCTGCCACAGCCCCTGGCCGACAATTTGCCCCGCATCGAAGAGATAGAAGCGGAATTGACCGGGAGGATACTGCCGGATGAACCAGAAACAGAGTAG
- a CDS encoding VOC family protein, whose translation MSTTAGSRATALKAHIALNVNNVAESISFYKKLFGIEPMKVRSNYAKFDVANPPLNLTLNAAPMAAPLKGQGALSHLGIQVSTTEEVLQMREEWIATGLLTRDEMGTACCYAIQDKTWVRDPDGNEWEVFTVLEDHLPEQDSASAGTCCVPLATVEPGPCCTKEDVPASATCCVV comes from the coding sequence ATGAGCACAACCGCAGGAAGCCGAGCAACGGCACTGAAAGCACACATCGCCTTGAACGTCAACAACGTGGCCGAAAGCATCAGTTTCTACAAGAAGCTGTTCGGCATCGAGCCGATGAAGGTCCGAAGCAATTACGCGAAATTCGACGTGGCCAATCCCCCCTTGAACCTGACGCTGAACGCCGCCCCCATGGCCGCCCCCCTGAAAGGGCAGGGCGCGCTCTCGCATCTTGGAATCCAAGTAAGCACCACCGAAGAAGTGCTGCAGATGCGCGAAGAATGGATTGCCACCGGCTTACTCACCCGCGACGAAATGGGGACCGCCTGCTGCTACGCCATTCAGGATAAAACCTGGGTTCGCGATCCCGACGGAAATGAGTGGGAGGTGTTTACGGTGCTGGAGGACCATTTACCAGAGCAAGATTCGGCAAGCGCAGGGACCTGCTGCGTGCCGCTGGCCACCGTCGAACCCGGACCCTGCTGCACCAAAGAGGATGTGCCAGCCAGCGCCACCTGCTGCGTGGTGTGA
- a CDS encoding NAD(P)H-binding protein: MAARIFITGGTGYIGSRLIPALVQRGHSVRALVRESAIGKLASGATPVVGNALDPGTFSGAIAADETVIHLVGTPHPGPGKGEEFKRVDLASIHASVRVAAAAGVPHFIYLSVGQPAPVMHDYIAVRAEGERLIQEAGLTATILRPWYVLGPGHRWPVLLKPIYAVASLIPALRPGAQRLALVTLPQMVRGIIHAVENPPAPGRTEVVDATAIKHRAGE, encoded by the coding sequence ATGGCAGCACGCATTTTCATCACCGGGGGAACGGGCTACATTGGCAGCCGATTGATTCCGGCATTGGTCCAGCGGGGCCACAGCGTGCGTGCGTTGGTGCGGGAATCGGCAATCGGGAAGCTGGCCAGCGGAGCCACGCCGGTGGTTGGAAACGCGCTGGACCCAGGAACGTTTTCCGGCGCAATCGCCGCCGATGAGACCGTCATCCATCTGGTTGGAACGCCGCATCCGGGGCCCGGGAAAGGGGAGGAATTCAAGCGGGTTGATCTGGCATCCATCCATGCCTCGGTACGCGTTGCGGCGGCGGCTGGGGTTCCCCATTTTATCTACCTGAGCGTTGGCCAGCCCGCCCCGGTGATGCACGATTACATTGCCGTCCGCGCCGAAGGGGAGCGGCTGATTCAGGAAGCGGGCCTGACGGCGACCATCCTTCGCCCGTGGTACGTGCTTGGCCCGGGCCACCGCTGGCCGGTCCTTCTGAAACCGATCTACGCCGTTGCTTCCCTGATCCCCGCGCTCCGCCCGGGCGCGCAGCGGCTTGCGCTGGTGACGCTGCCGCAAATGGTCCGCGGGATCATCCACGCCGTGGAAAACCCACCCGCCCCGGGCCGCACCGAAGTAGTGGATGCCACAGCAATCAAACACCGGGCAGGGGAATAG
- a CDS encoding metalloregulator ArsR/SmtB family transcription factor: MSKQSQPFDFELMFRALADNTRLRLLNLMASGEICVCYFVEVLKTSQPKISRHLAYLRRAGLVESRRDGKWIHYQIAQPPDPGAAHILNEVRAWLLLDPAMRRERERLTAVCCMASPPIQIQGAPRPEGVPQK, translated from the coding sequence ATGAGCAAGCAATCACAACCCTTCGATTTCGAGCTGATGTTCCGCGCCCTTGCCGACAACACACGGCTGCGGCTGCTGAACCTTATGGCCAGCGGTGAAATTTGCGTCTGCTACTTTGTGGAGGTTCTGAAAACCAGCCAGCCGAAAATCTCGCGCCATTTGGCCTACCTGCGCCGCGCCGGATTGGTGGAATCCCGCCGCGACGGCAAATGGATCCATTACCAAATTGCGCAGCCGCCGGACCCTGGCGCGGCGCATATCCTGAACGAAGTTCGCGCTTGGCTGCTACTGGACCCGGCAATGCGGCGCGAGCGGGAACGGCTAACCGCCGTCTGCTGCATGGCAAGCCCACCAATCCAAATTCAAGGCGCGCCCCGGCCAGAAGGAGTTCCGCAGAAGTAG
- a CDS encoding aquaporin family protein: METRTHVWGQSRRVVAEGIGTGLLLAAVVGSALMAEQLAAGNTALALLANSIATAGALIALITTFLPISGAHFNPALTLAEAWNGRMEWREVPGYVTAQILGGIAGVVVANVMFGNSAVAIADHERSGFAQLFGEVVATFGLLAVIFGTAHKEPERLPMVVGMYILAAYWFTASSAFANPALSIARIFTETNAGIRPADALAFVVAQLVGGTLAVLLFRWFGKK; this comes from the coding sequence ATGGAAACACGCACACACGTTTGGGGGCAATCGCGGCGGGTTGTTGCCGAAGGGATTGGGACCGGCTTACTCCTTGCGGCAGTGGTTGGGTCCGCACTGATGGCCGAGCAATTGGCGGCGGGGAACACCGCGCTTGCCTTGCTGGCAAACTCCATTGCAACCGCAGGGGCGTTGATTGCCCTTATCACCACCTTCCTACCGATTTCCGGCGCGCACTTCAACCCGGCACTGACGCTGGCCGAGGCATGGAACGGCAGGATGGAATGGCGCGAGGTCCCCGGCTACGTCACCGCGCAGATTCTTGGCGGGATTGCCGGGGTTGTTGTTGCCAACGTGATGTTCGGGAATTCGGCGGTTGCTATCGCGGACCACGAACGCTCCGGGTTTGCGCAATTGTTCGGCGAGGTTGTGGCAACGTTTGGGCTGCTTGCGGTGATTTTCGGGACGGCACACAAGGAGCCGGAGCGGCTTCCGATGGTTGTGGGGATGTACATTCTGGCCGCGTATTGGTTCACCGCCTCATCGGCGTTTGCCAACCCAGCCCTCTCCATCGCCCGGATATTCACCGAGACGAACGCCGGAATCCGCCCGGCCGACGCATTGGCGTTTGTTGTGGCGCAGCTTGTTGGCGGCACGTTGGCGGTCCTGCTTTTCCGTTGGTTTGGGAAGAAGTAA
- a CDS encoding GerMN domain-containing protein has translation MQRFPFLRLASFLLLLLSLLSCGERSGPQGKEAGTGITPAKQQPVKTEADAPPADGPNIVVELPTRGQKVSGGFVLKGEARTFENTVSYRVVGEGGERVAEGNLMAVGDAGTMNPFTTEVALPGKYAGRATLEVFQYSARDGRPIDVVKIPIAVRDQPPAAATGGATIRVFFANSSMNGNGDCRNVFSVERPRGASPAVAEHALRELLAGPSSSDREAGYATELPRGVELLGIRITNGVAVANFSRQLRSSAGACRAEAIRAQIERTLFQFPSVQSVVIQVEGNEEEVLEP, from the coding sequence ATGCAACGGTTTCCATTCTTGCGGTTGGCTTCTTTTCTGCTGCTGCTTCTCTCCCTTCTTTCCTGTGGCGAACGTTCGGGGCCGCAGGGCAAGGAAGCGGGGACCGGCATCACGCCAGCCAAACAGCAACCGGTGAAAACCGAGGCGGACGCGCCACCCGCCGACGGCCCGAACATCGTGGTGGAACTCCCAACCCGCGGCCAAAAAGTCTCCGGTGGATTTGTGTTGAAAGGGGAGGCGCGAACGTTTGAGAACACCGTGAGCTACCGAGTGGTTGGCGAAGGTGGCGAGCGCGTTGCCGAGGGGAACCTGATGGCCGTTGGCGACGCAGGCACAATGAACCCGTTCACCACCGAGGTGGCGTTGCCCGGGAAATACGCCGGGCGGGCAACGTTGGAGGTCTTCCAATATTCCGCCCGCGATGGCCGCCCGATTGACGTGGTGAAAATCCCGATTGCCGTGCGGGACCAGCCCCCCGCCGCTGCCACTGGCGGGGCCACCATTCGGGTGTTCTTCGCGAACTCATCAATGAACGGAAATGGTGACTGCCGCAACGTCTTCTCGGTGGAGCGTCCTCGCGGGGCATCGCCCGCCGTTGCCGAGCACGCCTTGCGCGAGCTTCTTGCCGGCCCCAGCAGCAGCGACCGTGAAGCGGGCTACGCAACCGAGCTTCCGCGCGGGGTGGAGTTGCTTGGAATCCGAATTACGAACGGGGTGGCGGTGGCGAACTTCAGCCGCCAGCTGCGAAGCTCCGCCGGGGCCTGCCGCGCCGAAGCAATCCGCGCCCAGATTGAGCGGACATTGTTCCAATTCCCCTCGGTGCAATCCGTGGTGATCCAAGTGGAGGGAAACGAGGAAGAGGTGTTGGAGCCGTGA
- a CDS encoding fibronectin type III domain-containing protein produces the protein MNKLRLLLIPVLLLVACHAASAQQRFPSATLDGKELFKNIFQIRQHPMLAQLNTAEAGRLLAAPEHLEITNFPVMPEIYGTIVLQRRRSVVDATTQFVVATPTGDVPTKAPQLVLYTGTVEGSPGSKVWLTYEAGTEQMFAVMEYPDGQSYIVGPDIRNPQGSYTMAATKKMTLPASNFVCGTEDDLDALPPTPPAPMAADVLAAKSILEVELAVETDSEFFTATGGTVEKAQAYAVAMYAVVSSIYEDELHVTIHIPWMKTWTNSPADPYNVKGDPFLLRDKAGPYWKENYTTVQRDIFQVVTSLSYGGGGYGFFEALCGKNQDKGYSVISVQGRNPLPTFGFSYDVYIAAHEIGHNFNAPHSHNCYWGAPLDTCVVDEGIEGKCLPEGQQKKPNPGSIMSYCGGTNNDAGLGFTLRMTFLPQVAALMRQTAEAATCISAPATQRVMLLNPHGEEQYDAGTAAQIRWRSSGVANITLEYSSNNGADWTLIQANIPAGDEAYNWTLPQTCSPTMRVRISSSENPAVADTSMKAFSIVQNDASGLVLYYPFSGNSRDEAGCGYYPASGNATLANDRLGNPNSAYSFNGSSSLSAANYISNFTNFTASYWFKLDNTTGIQTMVGQNWEIDAMFFTYSWDGRLGIAAYFNGSGVPFQAWGPNLTANKWYHAAFVYDGTAMKIYLDGVQVASEPKTGTLVTAKAPLFVGARGTTEYTKGAIDEVRIYRRALSGEEVLAQSKEGSVAPAAPLLLLPPHAATNQPSSVQLQWQSSSGASAYHVQVSTNDNFSGTLALDNNAVATTSQIVGNLGPNTTYFWRVAATNSVGTGAWSTVFNFSTAGFSGVEETTTGNGATLAGATIDPRTNSGTATILLEAERNLTMTIYDLTGHPVIAVAVGPREAGSHTLRFDAAGLPSGSYLCVVDVGGKRLVRKMVLAR, from the coding sequence ATGAACAAACTGCGACTGCTTCTGATCCCTGTGCTTCTGCTTGTTGCGTGCCATGCCGCAAGCGCCCAACAGCGTTTCCCATCGGCCACCCTGGACGGCAAAGAACTCTTCAAAAACATCTTCCAGATTCGGCAACACCCAATGCTTGCCCAGCTTAACACAGCGGAAGCAGGGCGATTGCTGGCTGCCCCGGAGCATCTAGAGATCACCAACTTCCCGGTGATGCCGGAAATCTATGGGACGATTGTGCTGCAACGCCGCCGTTCGGTGGTGGATGCCACCACGCAGTTTGTTGTGGCCACGCCAACGGGCGATGTTCCCACCAAGGCCCCACAGCTGGTCCTGTACACCGGAACCGTGGAAGGGAGCCCGGGATCGAAAGTGTGGCTGACCTACGAAGCAGGAACCGAGCAGATGTTTGCGGTGATGGAGTATCCCGATGGCCAAAGCTATATCGTTGGTCCGGACATCAGGAACCCGCAAGGAAGCTATACCATGGCCGCCACAAAGAAGATGACACTTCCCGCCAGCAACTTTGTTTGCGGAACGGAGGATGACTTGGATGCGTTGCCCCCAACCCCGCCGGCACCAATGGCCGCCGATGTGTTGGCCGCAAAAAGCATTCTGGAAGTTGAGCTTGCCGTGGAGACCGACAGCGAGTTCTTCACCGCCACCGGTGGGACCGTGGAAAAAGCGCAGGCCTACGCCGTGGCAATGTACGCGGTGGTCAGCAGCATCTACGAAGATGAGCTTCACGTCACCATCCACATCCCCTGGATGAAAACCTGGACGAACTCACCCGCCGATCCGTACAACGTGAAAGGCGACCCCTTCCTGCTGCGCGACAAAGCCGGGCCGTACTGGAAGGAAAACTACACCACCGTCCAGCGCGACATCTTCCAAGTGGTGACTTCGTTAAGCTACGGCGGCGGGGGATATGGATTCTTCGAGGCACTGTGCGGGAAGAACCAGGACAAAGGCTACAGCGTGATCTCGGTGCAGGGAAGAAACCCACTGCCGACGTTTGGATTCAGCTACGACGTGTACATTGCCGCCCACGAGATTGGCCACAACTTCAACGCACCCCACAGCCACAATTGCTACTGGGGCGCGCCGCTTGACACCTGCGTTGTGGATGAGGGAATCGAAGGGAAATGCTTGCCGGAAGGCCAACAGAAAAAACCGAACCCTGGCTCGATTATGAGCTACTGCGGCGGGACCAACAACGACGCAGGTTTAGGCTTCACGCTTCGGATGACCTTCCTTCCCCAAGTGGCCGCGCTGATGCGCCAAACCGCAGAAGCCGCCACCTGCATCAGCGCACCCGCCACGCAACGGGTGATGCTACTGAACCCACATGGCGAGGAGCAATACGATGCCGGAACGGCAGCGCAAATCCGCTGGCGGTCCTCCGGCGTGGCAAACATCACGTTGGAGTACAGCAGCAACAACGGGGCCGATTGGACGCTGATCCAAGCGAACATCCCCGCCGGCGACGAGGCCTACAACTGGACGCTTCCGCAAACCTGTTCCCCCACCATGCGGGTCCGGATCAGCAGCAGCGAAAACCCTGCGGTGGCCGACACCTCCATGAAAGCCTTCAGCATCGTCCAGAACGATGCCAGCGGGCTGGTGCTGTACTATCCATTCAGCGGAAACTCACGCGATGAAGCGGGGTGCGGATATTACCCGGCATCGGGCAACGCAACCCTTGCCAACGATCGGCTTGGGAACCCGAACAGCGCCTACTCCTTCAACGGAAGCTCCTCGCTTTCGGCAGCAAACTATATCTCCAACTTCACCAACTTCACCGCCTCCTACTGGTTCAAGCTGGACAACACCACTGGCATCCAGACAATGGTGGGGCAGAACTGGGAGATTGACGCAATGTTCTTCACCTACAGCTGGGACGGGCGATTGGGGATTGCCGCCTACTTCAACGGAAGCGGCGTGCCGTTCCAAGCATGGGGACCAAACTTGACCGCAAACAAATGGTACCACGCCGCCTTTGTGTACGATGGCACGGCAATGAAAATCTATCTGGATGGCGTGCAGGTTGCCAGCGAACCAAAAACCGGAACGCTGGTGACGGCAAAGGCGCCGCTGTTTGTTGGCGCACGCGGAACAACCGAGTACACCAAAGGGGCGATTGATGAAGTCCGCATCTACCGCCGCGCGCTGAGTGGGGAGGAGGTGCTGGCACAATCGAAAGAAGGTTCCGTTGCGCCGGCAGCGCCGTTGCTGCTGCTTCCGCCGCACGCCGCCACCAACCAGCCAAGCTCGGTGCAGTTGCAGTGGCAAAGCAGCAGCGGGGCATCGGCCTACCACGTCCAAGTTTCCACCAACGATAACTTCAGCGGAACGTTGGCTTTGGACAACAACGCCGTGGCCACCACTTCGCAAATCGTTGGCAATCTTGGCCCGAACACCACGTATTTCTGGCGGGTTGCCGCTACAAACAGCGTTGGGACCGGGGCTTGGTCCACGGTGTTCAACTTCAGCACCGCCGGGTTTAGCGGGGTGGAGGAAACCACCACTGGCAACGGCGCAACGCTTGCCGGAGCCACGATTGACCCGCGCACCAACAGCGGGACCGCCACCATCCTTCTGGAAGCCGAGCGGAACCTTACGATGACCATCTACGACCTAACCGGCCACCCGGTGATTGCCGTGGCGGTTGGCCCACGCGAAGCCGGAAGCCACACCCTGCGGTTCGATGCCGCCGGCCTTCCATCCGGCAGCTACCTTTGCGTGGTGGATGTTGGCGGGAAACGCCTTGTGCGGAAAATGGTGCTGGCCCGCTAA
- a CDS encoding ATP-binding cassette domain-containing protein, with protein sequence MIAVENLHKSFGPKQVLRGVSFRIEAGETVAIIGRSGTGKSVLLKLIVGLLQPDQGTVTLDGKRVDQMSEKELYEMRRTIGYVFQGAALFDSLTVAQNIVLGLHEHGERNQQLLDSEIHRNLLNVGLLPDPERMSPAAFNEAYQIIANKKPAELSGGMRKRVGVARALVGQPRYIFYDEPTTGLDPITSEQIDNLVRDLATKLDVTSVLITHDLFSVYKAADRAIFLEEGLIRFIGTPQELRQSEDPVVREFIERYNAEKVAQP encoded by the coding sequence ATGATCGCTGTAGAAAATCTTCATAAATCTTTTGGCCCAAAGCAGGTGCTGCGCGGGGTCTCCTTCCGGATTGAAGCGGGGGAGACGGTGGCAATTATTGGCCGCTCAGGGACGGGGAAAAGCGTGCTGCTGAAACTGATTGTTGGACTGCTGCAACCGGACCAGGGGACCGTGACGCTGGACGGAAAGCGGGTGGACCAGATGAGCGAGAAGGAACTGTACGAAATGCGCCGCACCATCGGCTACGTTTTCCAGGGGGCGGCCCTGTTCGATTCCCTTACCGTTGCCCAAAACATTGTGCTTGGGCTGCATGAGCATGGCGAGCGGAACCAGCAGTTGTTGGATAGCGAAATCCACCGCAACCTGCTGAACGTTGGATTGCTTCCCGACCCCGAACGGATGTCGCCCGCGGCGTTCAACGAGGCCTACCAGATTATCGCCAACAAAAAACCGGCGGAGCTTTCCGGCGGGATGCGAAAGCGGGTGGGGGTGGCGCGCGCCCTTGTTGGCCAGCCCCGCTACATCTTTTACGACGAGCCAACCACGGGCCTGGACCCGATCACCAGCGAGCAGATTGACAACCTTGTCCGCGACCTTGCCACCAAGTTGGACGTCACCTCGGTGCTGATTACCCACGACCTCTTCTCCGTGTACAAAGCTGCCGACCGCGCAATTTTTTTGGAGGAAGGATTGATCCGGTTTATCGGCACGCCGCAGGAGTTGCGGCAAAGTGAGGACCCCGTTGTTCGCGAGTTTATCGAGCGGTACAACGCGGAGAAGGTGGCCCAACCATAG
- the radC gene encoding DNA repair protein RadC — MTNADYSPELRATLNRLFSLQTFGIKLGLEPVTELLDQFGNPHHRFPCIHVAGTNGKGSVCAMVASVLQSAGLRVGLYSSPHLVRFQERIRMNGIPMPVEHLARYTTQMMPAIERLGSTFFEGTTAMAFRYFAEQEVDVAVIETGMGGRLDATNVVAPLATAITSISFDHTKHLGETLEAIAFEKAGIIKGGAPAVVGRVAPRLRALFQKRAEEVGAPVLFVDDFCRGLFHDLTFNATVASFLLSGRELPRLQIGLVGRHQIENARVALGVIEQLKERFGIDTRAIQEGLAQIAANTGISGRFQSIRETPRTVIDVAHNPDGAAVLADTLATLNHGARNVRFVVGAVQEKDVAGVMKSLGPLAQHLYAVRADSHRSLPADEIAHHAQSAGIPTTLAGSVADGIRLAEQERAEGEIVVICGSFYVVGEALQLQEQNGAMDPNATPQPTEATPKLPTAHQPSVGDKHPRKLKLTKLKKQPDPATAQAPQPQAIPAEPTPAKQKKKKAQPENDASPKTITVKDWQPSEQPRERLINKGAGSLSNVELLAILLRTGRVGEDVLQMSRRLLNLFKNITELSRRDVTELQSINGIGPTKAVTLAAAFELVRRVKSEAFTSRTTITSPADVARYIGPHLRDLQKEQFHVLILNTANQVVRREMVSEGNLNSSIVHPREVFRTAIIENAAAIIGIHNHPSGNPTPSREDINITRQLVDAGKIIGITFHDHVIIAGEEYVSLAEQGYV; from the coding sequence ATGACCAACGCCGATTACAGTCCGGAGCTTCGCGCCACGCTGAACCGATTGTTCTCCCTGCAAACCTTTGGGATCAAGCTGGGGCTGGAACCCGTAACCGAATTGCTGGATCAGTTCGGCAATCCCCACCACCGCTTCCCCTGCATCCACGTTGCCGGCACCAATGGCAAAGGCTCGGTTTGTGCCATGGTGGCTTCGGTCCTGCAATCGGCGGGGTTGCGGGTTGGACTTTACTCATCGCCCCACTTGGTTCGGTTCCAGGAACGGATTCGGATGAACGGAATCCCGATGCCCGTTGAACACCTGGCCCGCTACACCACCCAAATGATGCCAGCAATCGAGCGGCTTGGCTCCACCTTTTTTGAGGGGACCACCGCCATGGCCTTCCGCTACTTTGCCGAGCAAGAGGTTGACGTTGCCGTGATTGAAACCGGCATGGGGGGGCGGCTGGATGCAACCAACGTGGTTGCCCCGCTTGCCACCGCCATCACCTCCATTTCCTTTGACCACACCAAACATTTGGGGGAAACGCTGGAGGCGATCGCGTTCGAGAAAGCGGGGATTATCAAAGGGGGCGCGCCGGCAGTGGTTGGGCGCGTTGCGCCGCGATTGCGCGCCCTGTTCCAGAAGCGTGCCGAAGAGGTTGGCGCGCCGGTGTTGTTCGTTGATGATTTCTGCCGCGGCCTGTTCCATGACCTCACCTTCAACGCCACCGTTGCCTCCTTCCTGCTGAGTGGCCGCGAGCTGCCGCGCTTGCAGATTGGCCTGGTTGGGCGGCATCAGATCGAGAACGCACGGGTGGCACTGGGGGTGATTGAGCAACTGAAAGAACGGTTCGGGATTGACACCAGAGCAATCCAGGAAGGGCTGGCGCAGATTGCCGCCAACACCGGAATCAGCGGGCGGTTCCAAAGCATTCGGGAAACGCCCCGAACGGTGATTGACGTTGCCCACAACCCCGACGGCGCAGCGGTCCTGGCCGACACGCTTGCAACGCTGAACCACGGGGCGCGGAACGTCCGGTTTGTGGTGGGTGCGGTCCAGGAAAAAGACGTTGCCGGGGTGATGAAATCGCTGGGGCCGCTGGCCCAGCATCTGTACGCCGTCCGTGCCGACAGCCACCGCTCGCTTCCCGCCGATGAAATCGCCCACCACGCCCAGTCCGCCGGAATCCCCACCACCCTTGCCGGCTCCGTTGCCGATGGAATCCGCCTGGCCGAGCAGGAGCGTGCCGAAGGGGAGATTGTTGTGATTTGCGGATCGTTCTACGTGGTGGGGGAAGCGTTGCAGTTGCAGGAACAGAATGGGGCGATGGACCCCAATGCCACGCCGCAACCAACGGAAGCAACGCCCAAGCTGCCAACGGCGCACCAGCCCAGCGTTGGCGATAAACACCCACGGAAACTGAAGCTCACCAAGCTGAAGAAGCAGCCGGACCCGGCCACCGCGCAAGCCCCGCAGCCGCAGGCGATTCCAGCGGAGCCAACCCCCGCGAAGCAAAAGAAGAAGAAGGCGCAACCCGAGAACGACGCGTCGCCAAAAACGATCACCGTGAAAGATTGGCAGCCAAGCGAACAACCCCGCGAACGGCTGATAAACAAGGGGGCGGGGTCGCTCAGCAATGTGGAATTATTGGCAATCCTTCTCCGCACCGGGCGGGTTGGGGAAGATGTGCTGCAGATGAGCCGGCGACTGCTGAATCTGTTCAAGAACATCACCGAGCTTTCCCGCCGCGACGTTACGGAGCTTCAAAGCATCAACGGCATTGGCCCAACAAAAGCGGTGACGCTGGCCGCCGCGTTCGAGCTGGTTCGTCGGGTAAAATCCGAGGCGTTCACCAGCCGGACAACGATCACTTCCCCGGCCGATGTTGCCCGGTATATCGGCCCGCACCTGCGCGACCTTCAGAAGGAGCAATTCCACGTGCTGATTCTGAACACGGCAAACCAGGTGGTCCGGCGGGAGATGGTGTCGGAGGGGAATTTGAACAGCTCGATTGTTCACCCCCGCGAGGTTTTCCGCACGGCGATTATCGAGAACGCGGCGGCGATTATCGGAATCCACAACCACCCCAGCGGAAACCCAACCCCTAGCCGTGAGGATATCAACATCACCCGCCAGCTGGTGGATGCCGGGAAGATTATCGGCATCACCTTCCACGACCACGTCATCATTGCCGGCGAGGAGTACGTCTCGCTGGCCGAGCAAGGATATGTGTGA